One bacterium DNA window includes the following coding sequences:
- a CDS encoding carboxyl transferase domain-containing protein encodes MPVLESRVDTHSPEFAANRACHEEHVHTLAARLAEVREGGGRRAQARHRELGKKTARERIDLLLDPRSPFLETGALAGWEMYRGEAPSAGIVTGVGRVGDLECMIVANDATVKGGTYYPVTVKKHLRAQQIALENHLPCLYLVDSGGAFLPLQAEVFPDREHFGRIFYNQARLSAQGIPQIAAVLGSCTAGGAYVPAMADETVIVRGTGTIFLGGPPLVKAATGEEVSAEDLGGADVHTRRSGVADHYAEDDGHAIAILREIVRTLNRVKRVALDLAPPEEPRYDPREIYGILPQDLRRQFDAREIIARLVDGSRFQEFKARYGPTLVTGFARLHGIPVGILANNGVLFVESAEKGAHFIELCGQRRIPMIFLQNITGFIIGRQYEAAGIARAGAKMVHAVATSGVPRLTVIVGGSYGAGNYAMCGRAYEPRFLWMWPNARISVMGGEQAATVLLTIKRDQLRREGKAITRDEEDALVTPILAKYEEEGSPYYSTARLWDDGIIDPAETRTVLALSLSVALNAPLRGMRPGVFRM; translated from the coding sequence ATGCCGGTTCTCGAGTCACGGGTCGACACGCACTCGCCGGAGTTCGCCGCCAACCGCGCGTGCCACGAGGAACACGTCCACACCCTTGCGGCGCGGCTGGCGGAGGTGCGGGAGGGGGGAGGACGGCGCGCGCAGGCCAGGCATCGCGAACTGGGCAAGAAGACCGCGCGCGAGCGGATCGATCTCCTTCTGGATCCGCGGTCACCATTCCTCGAGACCGGGGCGCTGGCCGGTTGGGAGATGTACCGGGGAGAGGCGCCTTCCGCCGGAATCGTCACGGGGGTCGGCCGCGTCGGGGACCTCGAGTGCATGATTGTGGCCAACGACGCCACGGTGAAGGGCGGGACCTACTACCCGGTTACGGTAAAGAAACACCTCCGCGCCCAGCAGATCGCCCTGGAGAATCATCTTCCCTGTCTCTACCTGGTGGATTCTGGCGGGGCGTTCCTTCCGCTCCAGGCGGAGGTCTTCCCCGACCGCGAGCACTTCGGACGGATCTTTTACAACCAAGCCCGGTTGTCGGCCCAAGGGATTCCCCAGATCGCCGCAGTTCTCGGATCGTGCACCGCGGGCGGCGCCTACGTGCCCGCCATGGCCGACGAGACGGTGATCGTCCGCGGGACGGGAACGATCTTTCTCGGAGGTCCTCCCTTGGTCAAGGCCGCGACCGGCGAAGAGGTGTCGGCCGAAGATCTCGGTGGGGCGGACGTCCACACCCGCCGGAGTGGTGTTGCCGATCACTACGCGGAAGACGATGGGCACGCCATCGCCATCCTGCGCGAGATCGTCCGCACCCTGAACCGGGTGAAGCGCGTTGCCCTCGATCTCGCCCCTCCCGAGGAGCCCCGCTACGATCCGCGGGAGATCTACGGGATCCTCCCCCAGGACCTCCGGCGGCAGTTCGATGCCCGGGAGATCATCGCGCGCCTGGTAGACGGGAGCCGGTTTCAGGAGTTCAAGGCCCGGTACGGCCCGACGCTGGTTACGGGATTCGCCCGCCTGCACGGCATTCCCGTAGGGATCCTCGCAAACAACGGTGTCCTGTTCGTGGAGAGCGCTGAAAAAGGGGCACATTTCATCGAGTTGTGCGGTCAGCGACGGATCCCGATGATCTTTCTGCAGAATATCACCGGGTTTATCATCGGCCGCCAGTATGAGGCCGCGGGCATCGCCCGCGCCGGCGCCAAGATGGTGCACGCGGTCGCCACCTCCGGGGTCCCGCGGCTCACGGTGATCGTCGGGGGATCCTACGGCGCCGGGAACTATGCGATGTGCGGCCGGGCCTACGAACCTCGATTTCTGTGGATGTGGCCGAATGCCCGAATCTCAGTCATGGGCGGCGAACAGGCGGCGACCGTTCTCCTCACGATCAAGCGCGATCAGTTGCGCCGCGAAGGGAAAGCGATCACCCGAGACGAGGAGGACGCCCTGGTCACCCCGATCCTGGCCAAGTACGAGGAAGAGGGGAGCCCCTACTACAGCACCGCGCGCCTGTGGGACGACGGCATCATCGATCCGGCCGAAACCCGGACCGTGCTGGCGTTGAGCCTGTCCGTCGCCCTCAACGCGCCCCTGCGGGGGATGCGGCCGGGCGTCTTCCGGATGTAG
- a CDS encoding class II aldolase/adducin family protein, with product MLLEGTRQAVADAAKEIVRLGLVSGTAGNVSACDPDTGYVAITPSAVPYDSMSPTDIVIVDDQGRVVDGRFRPSSETPMHLCVYRRRPWARAVVHTHSPYATTFACLGLEIPAVHYLIAVAGRRIPVAAYATYGTVELGDAAAEVMGDGKAVLLQHHGVLTAGRTLAEGIMVAGVVEYVATLYYRARQLGNPMLLPDAEVERLRVRFDAYRPTPNL from the coding sequence ATGCTCTTGGAGGGCACGCGACAAGCAGTGGCGGACGCAGCGAAGGAGATCGTACGGCTCGGCTTGGTCTCCGGGACCGCCGGAAACGTCAGCGCATGCGACCCGGACACCGGCTACGTGGCCATCACCCCATCTGCGGTTCCGTACGACTCCATGAGCCCGACCGACATCGTCATCGTCGATGACCAGGGTCGGGTCGTCGATGGAAGGTTCCGGCCATCGAGCGAGACGCCGATGCACCTGTGTGTGTACCGTCGCCGTCCGTGGGCCCGGGCGGTCGTCCACACCCATTCGCCGTACGCCACGACGTTCGCGTGTTTGGGCCTTGAGATTCCGGCCGTTCACTACCTGATCGCGGTCGCCGGGCGGCGGATCCCGGTGGCGGCCTACGCCACGTACGGTACCGTCGAACTGGGTGACGCGGCGGCCGAGGTGATGGGGGACGGCAAGGCGGTGCTCCTTCAGCACCACGGTGTCCTGACCGCGGGTCGGACCCTGGCCGAGGGGATCATGGTGGCCGGCGTGGTCGAGTATGTCGCCACGCTCTACTACCGCGCCCGCCAGTTGGGCAACCCGATGCTCCTCCCCGACGCGGAGGTTGAACGCCTCCGCGTCCGGTTTGACGCTTACCGCCCGACCCCCAATCTCTAG
- a CDS encoding NIPSNAP family protein: MIHQLRIYEIFERNKPAFHARFRDQAARVMRKYGFTIVAMWEARTPRRTEFVYLLAWADEETKTAAWTKFMADEEWKEIKRVTSAAHGDLVGEIEDRVLIPTGYSPPTLLCG; the protein is encoded by the coding sequence GTGATCCACCAGCTCCGAATCTACGAGATTTTCGAGCGCAACAAGCCTGCCTTCCACGCACGCTTCCGAGACCAGGCCGCGCGCGTCATGCGAAAGTACGGCTTCACCATCGTCGCCATGTGGGAAGCCAGGACGCCCCGCCGAACCGAGTTTGTGTATCTGCTGGCGTGGGCTGACGAGGAAACGAAAACGGCGGCGTGGACCAAATTCATGGCGGACGAGGAATGGAAGGAAATCAAGCGAGTGACGAGCGCCGCGCACGGCGATCTGGTCGGAGAGATCGAAGATCGCGTGCTGATCCCGACCGGGTATTCGCCGCCAACCCTCTTGTGCGGTTGA